The following coding sequences lie in one Arachis hypogaea cultivar Tifrunner chromosome 9, arahy.Tifrunner.gnm2.J5K5, whole genome shotgun sequence genomic window:
- the LOC112709370 gene encoding uncharacterized protein — translation MDTRKKPSTMAIECLEMFYGIDRTAFRMLTQVLHREVKQSLMVMAFLLSMETMGLNGIVQTAIKNEGWFMNSLVDECVICLQCLLSHEFSGIVEKSRKLETLGHMLKTELTLYQVHRMRSVLLTLIPDTLSTICARILGDITMDAVWLEYQRTPKELLGFNTQDQCISVAPEALSRHNNGQRLHMQQGGRQTKQDKGKQKYVYKELDDAERPKTLTVCFGRESMPTADGIAEFFCNMFGHVVQRVTVIPRRDKDSGDFAFVLFNDTSIPRIIIGDKDVVHHTIQGMKCWIRWWT, via the coding sequence ATGGATACTAGAAAGAAGCCCTCAACCATGGCAATCGAATGTTTGGAAATGTTCTATGGAATTGATCGAACTGCATTCAGGATGCTTACGCAAGTCCTTCACCGTGAAGTTAAACAGTCCCTGATGGTCATGGCATTTCTACTGTCAATGGAGACAATGGGACTGAATGGTATTGTGCAAACAGCCATAAAAAATGAAGGCTGGTTTATGAACAGTCTTGTCGATGAATGTGTCATCTGTTTGCAATGCCTACTATCTCATGAGTTCTCTGGGATTGTAGAGAAGTCCAGAAAACTCGAAACCCTCGGACACATGCTGAAAACTGAGCTCACGTTATACCAGGTTCATAGGATGAGATCCGTCCTCCTAACTCTAATTCCCGATACCCTATCAACCATTTGCGCTAGAATTCTAGGCGACATAACGATGGATGCGGTGTGGTTGGAGTACCAGAGGACTCCTAAAGAACTACTGGGTTTCAACACACAGGACCAGTGCATATCGGTTGCACCAGAGGCATTGAGTAGACATAACAATGGCCAAAGATTGCATATGCAACAAGGAGGAAGGCAAACTAAGCAAGATAAGGGAAAGCAGAAGTACGTCTACAAGGAGTTGGATGACGCGGAACGTCCAAAGACACTGACCGTATGCTTCGGTCGAGAGTCCATGCCCACTGCAGATGGCATTGCTGAGTTTTTCTGCAACATGTTTGGTCATGTGGTTCAAAGGGTGACAGTCATTCCTCGGAGGGACAAAGACTCGGGTGATTTTGCTTTCGTTCTTTTCAACGACACATCAATCCCGCGCATTATCATAGGGGACAAAGATGTCGTTCATCATACCATACAAGGCATGAAATGTTGGATCAGATGGTGGACATGA